Proteins encoded by one window of Chromobacterium violaceum ATCC 12472:
- the bioD gene encoding dethiobiotin synthase yields the protein MSQGYFITGTDTEIGKTHAAVELIHLHQGQGKTVLAMKPVASGCEVLPDGRWLNDDVARLTAATGQTDLELMNPYRFLPPVSPHIAAREAGVEIELPRIADHYRRLSGQADIVLVEGAGGWLAPLSDSLFMADLAQALALPVILVVGMRLGCINHALLTARAVRDSGLELAGWVANCVQPPQAAYAENLDTLRRHIPAPLLLEIPYRPAD from the coding sequence ATGAGCCAAGGCTATTTCATCACCGGCACCGACACCGAGATCGGCAAGACCCATGCCGCCGTCGAGCTGATCCATCTGCATCAGGGCCAGGGCAAGACCGTGCTGGCGATGAAGCCGGTGGCGTCCGGCTGCGAGGTCCTGCCCGATGGCCGCTGGCTGAACGATGATGTGGCGAGGCTGACCGCCGCCACCGGGCAGACCGACCTGGAGCTGATGAACCCCTATCGCTTCCTGCCCCCGGTATCGCCCCACATCGCCGCGCGCGAGGCCGGCGTGGAAATCGAGCTGCCGCGCATCGCCGATCATTACCGACGCTTGAGCGGCCAGGCCGACATCGTGCTGGTGGAGGGGGCGGGCGGCTGGCTGGCCCCGTTGTCCGACAGCCTCTTCATGGCTGACCTGGCGCAGGCGCTGGCCTTGCCGGTGATCCTGGTCGTCGGCATGCGGCTGGGCTGCATCAATCACGCCTTGCTGACGGCGCGGGCGGTGCGGGACAGCGGGCTGGAGCTGGCCGGCTGGGTGGCGAACTGCGTCCAGCCGCCGCAAGCGGCGTACGCGGAAAACCTGGACACCTTGCGGCGGCACATCCCGGCGCCGCTGCTGCTGGAAATCCCCTACCGGCCGGCGGACTAA
- a CDS encoding 2-isopropylmalate synthase: MQVDIERLVADFGGPSHLADELNRLFPDEPVSRAAIYKWRERGSLPLAQLSRLAQLAAGQGRRFDFNDYLVGEPNQAAGRTIDMGDRLYIFDTTLRDGEQSPGASMSKEEKIRIARQLERLGVDIIEAGFAAASPGDFDAIHAIAETIKDSTVCSLARANERDVRAAGEAIKPAARGRIHTFIATSPIHMEKKLRMSPDEVVDAAVKAVKIAREYTDDVEFSAEDALRSDIDFLARIFGEVIKAGATTLNVPDTVGYAVPRLTEAFFRELIARTPGGDKVVWSAHCHNDLGMAVANSLAAVLGGARQVECTINGLGERAGNASLEEVVMAVKTRRDVFGVDSRVDATQIVPASKLVSTVTGYPVQPNKAIVGANAFAHESGIHQDGVLKHRETYEIMSAESVGWSANRLTLGKLSGRNAFKTKLSELGIVLDSEEALNAAFARFKELADKKREIFDEDLHALVSDEMVTIEREDYKLVSLKVVSETGEPPLASIVFVEHGQEQHGESSGSGPVDAAFKAIEKVVGSGAELELYSVNAITKGTESQGEVTVRLSREGRIVNGQGADTDIIVASAKAYLSALNKLTIEEKMNAQAAA, from the coding sequence ATGCAAGTGGATATCGAACGACTGGTCGCGGACTTCGGCGGACCGAGCCATCTGGCCGATGAACTGAACCGTTTGTTCCCCGACGAGCCGGTGAGCCGCGCAGCGATATACAAATGGAGGGAACGCGGCAGCCTGCCGCTGGCGCAGCTGAGCCGGCTGGCGCAACTGGCGGCCGGGCAGGGCAGGCGCTTTGATTTCAACGACTATCTGGTCGGCGAGCCGAACCAGGCAGCAGGGAGAACTATCGACATGGGCGACCGCCTCTACATTTTCGACACCACCTTGCGCGACGGCGAGCAGTCGCCCGGCGCCTCGATGAGCAAGGAAGAGAAGATCCGCATCGCGCGCCAGCTGGAGCGTCTTGGGGTGGACATCATCGAAGCCGGCTTCGCCGCCGCCAGTCCGGGCGATTTCGACGCCATCCATGCCATCGCCGAAACGATCAAGGACTCCACCGTCTGTAGCCTGGCGCGCGCCAACGAACGCGACGTGCGCGCCGCCGGCGAAGCCATCAAGCCGGCTGCCCGCGGCCGCATCCACACCTTCATCGCCACCAGCCCCATCCATATGGAGAAGAAGCTGAGGATGAGCCCGGACGAAGTGGTGGACGCTGCGGTGAAAGCGGTGAAGATCGCCCGCGAGTACACCGACGACGTCGAATTCTCCGCCGAGGACGCGTTGCGCTCCGACATCGATTTCCTGGCCCGCATCTTCGGCGAAGTGATCAAGGCCGGCGCCACCACGCTGAACGTGCCGGATACCGTAGGCTACGCGGTGCCGCGCCTGACCGAGGCCTTCTTCCGCGAGCTGATCGCCCGCACGCCGGGCGGCGACAAGGTGGTCTGGTCCGCCCACTGCCACAACGATCTGGGCATGGCGGTGGCAAACAGCCTGGCCGCGGTGCTGGGCGGCGCGCGCCAGGTGGAGTGCACCATCAACGGCCTGGGCGAGCGCGCCGGCAACGCCAGCCTGGAGGAGGTCGTGATGGCGGTGAAGACGCGCCGCGACGTGTTCGGCGTGGACAGCCGCGTCGACGCCACCCAGATCGTGCCGGCATCCAAGCTGGTGTCCACCGTCACCGGCTACCCGGTGCAGCCGAACAAGGCCATCGTCGGCGCCAACGCCTTCGCCCACGAGTCCGGCATCCACCAGGACGGCGTGCTCAAGCACCGCGAAACCTACGAGATCATGTCGGCCGAGTCGGTGGGCTGGAGCGCCAACCGCCTGACGCTGGGCAAGCTGTCCGGCCGCAACGCGTTCAAGACCAAGTTGTCCGAACTCGGCATCGTGCTGGACAGCGAGGAAGCGCTGAACGCCGCCTTCGCCCGCTTCAAGGAGCTGGCCGACAAGAAACGCGAAATCTTCGACGAAGACCTGCACGCGCTGGTGTCCGACGAGATGGTCACCATCGAGCGCGAGGATTACAAGCTGGTGTCGCTGAAAGTGGTCAGCGAGACCGGGGAACCGCCGCTGGCCAGCATCGTCTTCGTCGAACACGGCCAGGAGCAGCATGGAGAGTCCAGCGGCTCAGGCCCGGTGGACGCGGCGTTCAAGGCGATCGAGAAGGTGGTGGGCAGCGGCGCCGAGCTGGAGCTGTATTCGGTGAACGCCATCACCAAGGGCACCGAGTCCCAGGGCGAGGTGACCGTGCGGTTGTCGCGCGAGGGCCGCATCGTCAACGGCCAGGGCGCGGACACCGACATTATCGTCGCCAGCGCCAAGGCCTACCTGTCGGCGCTGAACAAGCTGACCATAGAGGAAAAGATGAACGCTCAGGCCGCAGCCTGA